A DNA window from Drosophila virilis strain 15010-1051.87 chromosome 4, Dvir_AGI_RSII-ME, whole genome shotgun sequence contains the following coding sequences:
- the LOC6627932 gene encoding UDP-glucosyltransferase 2 translates to MAHQGRYFLTGPLACLLLGFFVQPDVEGANILGVFTSHNPSHLIVHMSIMKALAEEGHNVTVVSTSQPKVTHKSIKHIVIPRSAAEEKVISDGLTTLAKKKPSMVTTIQNFFGSLSILIHKQVDVLEDKRFTDLYKNKDNKFDAVVFGLFFNFYQAGLGSRFKCPLIVSWAGPPMVRINDAVGNPELIATVPGMNVAVLPGQAMNFKQRLANFGSSMVFRLLSFYLEMLNAQFYDRLWGKDPAMISYEEAKKNVSLAFCNSHAISEGPIRPNVPAVIEIGGIQIKNKPDPLPQDIKEFLDNAKHGAILFSLGSNLKGDHIQPELIGKIFEALSSLKQNVIWKWDDLKNLPGKSSNILYKKWLPQDDILAHPSIKLFITHAGKGGVAESQYHGKPMLALPVFADQPGNADKLVQAGYGLRVDLLTLEVDEFKGAINELLNNPSYTRKVQQFSKLYRDRPMSARDSVIYWVNYVLRHHGASHMQSPLVHMNFIASHNLDVYLLLSAILIVIAVISTVVLEFFWRKCCGGKGKSQKTAQNSKIKKH, encoded by the exons ATGGCGCACCAGGGCAGATATTTTCTGACCGGCCCATTGGCGTGCCTGTTGCTCGGATTCTTTGTCCAGCCGGATGTGGAGGGCGCTAATATATTGGGCGTGTTCACCAGCCATAACCCATCGCATCTGATAGTCCACATGTCCATTATGAAGGCGCTGGCCGAGGAGGGTCACAATGTGACAGTGGTGTCAACCTCACAGCCAAAGGTCACACACAAAAGCATCAAACACATTGTGATACCCCGGAGCGCGGCCGAGGAGAAAGTAATAAGCGATGGATTGACCACATTGGCCAAGAAGAAGCCCTCGATGGTTACGACGATCCAAAATTTTTTTGGTTCGCTCTCGATTCTCATCCATAAGCAAGTCGACGTGCTGGAGGACAAACGCTTCACCGATCTTTACAAGaacaaagacaacaaattTGATGCAGTTGTCTTCGGATTATTCTTCAACTTCTATCAGGCGGGACTCGGTTCCAGATTCAAGTGTCCGTTAATTGTGAGCTGGGCGGGACCTCCGATGGTGCGAATCAATGATGCTGTTGGCAATCCCGAACTGATTGCCACGGTGCCCGGCATGAATGTGGCCGTTCTGCCTGGCCAGGCCATGAACTTTAAGCAACGTCTGGCCAACTTTGGTAGCTCCATGGTCTTCCGGCTCTTGAGCTTCTATCTGGAGATGTTAAATGCGCAGTTCTACGA TCGCCTTTGGGGCAAGGATCCGGCCATGATAAGCTATGAGGAGGCCAAGAAGAACGTATCTCTGGCGTTCTGCAATAGTCATGCCATCAGCGAGGGACCTATCAGACCCAACGTGCCTGCAGTTATTGAGATTGGTGGCATACAGATTAAGAATAAGCCCGATCCCTTGCCACAGGACATAAAGGAGTTCTTGGACAATGCGAAGCATGGCGCAATTCTCTTCAGCCTGGGCAGCAATCTCAAGGGCGATCACATTCAACCAGAACTCATTGGCAAAATATTCGAAGCGCTCTCCAGCCTTAAACAGAATGTAATCTGGAAGTGGGATGACCTAAAGAACTTGCCCGGAAAATCGTCTAATATTCTCTATAAAAAGTGGCTGCCACAGGACGACATACTCGCCCATCCCAGCATTAAGCTGTTTATAACGCACGCTGGAAAAGGAGGCGTGGCCGAGTCTCAGTACCATGGCAAGCCCATGCTGGCGCTGCCTGTATTTGCCGATCAGCCTGGTAATGCAGATAAGCTGGTTCAGGCGGGCTACGGGCTACGCGTTGATTTGTTAACCCTGGAGGTCGATGAGTTTAAGGGTGCGATCAATGAGTTACTCAATAATCCCAGCTACACAAGAAAGGTTCAACAGTTTTCCAAACTCTATCGCGATCGTCCTATGTCGGCACGCGATTCGGTGATCTACTGGGTTAACTATGTGCTCCGTCATCATGGCGCCAGCCACATGCAAAGTCCTCTTGTCCATATGAACTTTATTGCGAGCCACAATCTAGACGTCTATCTATTGCTTTCAGCGATTCTTATTGTTATCGCCGTGATAAGCACAGTTGTGCTCGAGTTCTTCTGGAGGAAATGTTGTGGCGGCAAAGGCAAATCGCAAAAGACTGCCCAAAACTCAAAGATCAAGAAGcactaa
- the Ugt37E1 gene encoding UDP-glycosyltransferase UGT5 translates to MVRGNVLLMILAPLLVLPDSRVNGANILGMFSTFSPSHLIVHMSMMRALADRGHNVTIVTALKPKLVPHENITYILAPLSEHHLAFVNEYMANSAKEKHSMAMTFLKTIIGTGQLMDSQYEFLLHPNVRALHEQPQVKFDLMILGYVFNDYQLGVAAKLGIPAIISWVGVPFSFVDDEVGNIYDPAYVPNVNVVQDKRLRTMGFGLRLRNYLSWLLLKGIGLALDVRMNNYYTRVFGEDPALPSYQDVKRRVSLLFYNYHSHSEGPVRPTVPQSIEIGGVQIKEQPDPLPKELAEFMANATEGAIFFSLGTNVKSSYFKPHIMEAIFQVLARQPLHVIWKCDDLQHKPGHAANIYFHNWLPQDDILAHPNTKLFITHAGKGGIAEAQYHGVPMLALPVFGDQPGNAELMVSAGFGLSLDLLTLTEDRLEQSIRELLHNPAYRQNVRKFSQLYRDRPLTARQSVVYWTEYVMRHNGAYHLQSPWLHMDFVARHNLDVYACLLLALAVSLFVFALLLRFTLKQLRRLARSKDKVKEN, encoded by the exons ATGGTCCGAGGCAACGTGCTCTTGATGATTCTGGCGCCGCTGCTGGTGCTTCCAGATTCACGTGTGAATGGCGCCAACATTTTGGGCATGTTCAGCACATTTAGTCCATCGCATTTGATAGTGCACATGTCAATGATGCGGGCGCTGGCGGATCGTGGACACAATGTGACCATTGTGACGGCTTTGAAGCCCAAGCTCGTGCCGCATGAGAATATAACATATATCCTGGCGCCGCTCAGTGAACATCATCTGGCCTTCGTGAACGAGTACATGGCGAACTCGGCCAAGGAGAAGCATTCAATGGCTATGACATTTCTCAAGACAATAATAGGAACAGGTCAATTGATGGACAGTCAGTATGAGTTCCTGTTACATCCCAATGTGCGGGCACTTCACGAGCAGCCGCAGGTGAAGTTCGATTTGATGATCTTGGGCTATGTGTTCAATGATTACCAATTGGGCGTGGCAGCCAAGTTGGGCATACCCGCGATTATAAGCTGGGTGGGCGtgccattttcatttgtcGACGACGAGGTGGGCAACATCTACGATCCCGCGTATGTGCCCAACGTGAATGTGGTTCAGGACAAGCGCCTCCGTACCATGGGCTTCGGTCTGCGACTGCGCAACTACCTTAGCTGGCTGTTGCTCAAAGGTATAGGCCTGGCACTGGATGTACGCATGAACAACTATTACAC acGCGTTTTTGGCGAGGATCCTGCTCTGCCCAGCTACCAAGATGTGAAGCGTCGCGTCTCGCTGCTCTTCTACAATTATCACTCGCATAGCGAGGGTCCTGTACGTCCCACGGTGCCGCAGTCCATTGAAATTGGTGGCGTGCAGATCAAGGAGCAGCCGGATCCATTGCCTAAAGAGCTGGCTGAATTTATGGCCAATGCCACAGAGGGTGCCATCTTCTTTAGCCTGGGCACCAATGTTAAGAGCTCCTACTTCAAGCCACACATCATGGAGGCTATCTTCCAGGTGCTCGCGCGCCAGCCGCTGCACGTCATCTGGAAATGTGATGATCTGCAGCATAAGCCGGGCCATGCTGCAAATATATACTTTCACAACTGGCTGCCACAGGACGACATCCTGGCCCATCCAAACACCAAGCTCTTCATCACGCACGCCGGCAAGGGTGGCATTGCGGAGGCCCAGTACCACGGTGTGCCCATGCTGGCGCTGCCCGTGTTTGGTGATCAGCCTGGCAATGCAGAGCTAATGGTATCCGCCGGCTTCGGACTGAGTCTGGATCTGCTCACGCTAACCGAGGATAGACTGGAGCAGAGCATACGCGAGCTGCTGCACAATCCTGCATATCGCCAGAATGTCCGCAAATTTTCCCAGCTCTATCGCGATCGTCCGCTCACCGCTCGTCAGTCTGTCGTCTATTGGACGGAGTACGTAATGCGGCACAATGGTGCCTACCACCTGCAGAGTCCCTGGCTGCACATGGACTTTGTGGCACGCCACAATCTCGATGTGTATGCCTGCCTCCTACTTGCTCTTGCCGtctctttgtttgtttttgcgctGTTGCTGCGCTTCACTTTGAAGCAGCTGCGGCGATTGGCACGCTCAAAAGACAAGGTCAAAGAGAATTAG
- the Cyt-b5-r gene encoding cytochrome b5-related protein, with protein sequence MVIETWKKSGIATKFPTYRNSALVTVHSWQKGKRQDDEAEGLWRIKDGIYDFTEFIDKHPGGTFWIRETKGTDITEAFEAHHLTTAPEKMIAKYKVRDAAKPRIYTLTLHEDGFYKTLKERVREKLKTIDKRPKRKSDMIHLGILLSTYLFAVASAKYDSLLALVLAGVALCWTVIVSHNYFHRRDNWQMYTFNLGMMNFCSWRISHALSHHIYPNSYMDLELSMFEPLLCWVPNPHIKTKALRYVSWVTEPLAYAIAFFLQMGMRIFYSLRHTNIMYWHDLLPLSIPLVMYYGSGGSAGLLCCLRLWLSMTSIASFAFCVIGLNAAHHDPEIYHEGDANREDRDWGLFQVDTIIDRGDLKWSQFLVLTHFGDHVLHHLFPTLDHGLLPALYPVLYETLDQFKGELRECNHIEHMIGQHKQLLRTEPNPRAPGAGK encoded by the exons ATGGTCATTGAGACGTGGAAGAAGAGCGGAATTGCCACAAAATTTCCCACATATCGCAATTCGGCGCTGGTGACAGTTCACAGCTGGCAGAAGGGCAAGCGTCAGGATGATGAGGCCGAAGGACTTTGGCGCATTAAGGATGGCATTTACGATTTTACGGAATTCATTGACAAGCATCCAGGCGGCACCTTTTGGATACGGGAAACCAAAGGCACAGACATTACCGAAGCATTTGAGGCACATCATCTAACCACGGCGCCAGAGAAGATGATTGCCAAGTACAAGGTGCGGGATGCGGCCAAGCCGCGAATCTATACGCTGACCCTGCACGAGGATGGCTTCTATAAGACGCTGAAGGAGCGCGTGCGGGAGAAGCTGAAGACAATAGACAAGCGGCCCAAGCGAAAAAGCGAT ATGATCCATCTGGGCATATTGCTCTCCACCTATCTGTTTGCCGTAGCCAGTGCCAAGTATGATAGTCTGCTGGCATTGGTTCTCGCAGGTGTGGCGCTCTGCTGGACGGTGATAGTGTCCCACAATTATTTCCATCGTCGCGATAACTGGCAGATGTACACCTTCAATCTGGGCATGATGAATTTTTGCTCGTGGCGCATCTCGCATGCCCTGTCCCATCACATCTATCCCAATTCCTACATGGATCTGGAGCTAAGCATGTTCGAGCCGTTGCTCTGCTGGGTGCCCAATCCGCACATTAAGACCAAGGCGCTGCGCTATGTATCTTGGGTCACGGAGCCGCTGGCCTATGCCATTGCATTCTTCCTGCAAATGGGCATGCG caTCTTCTATTCGCTGCGCCACACAAATATTATGTACTGGCACGATCTGTTGCCCCTCTCCATACCCCTGGTCATGTATTATGGATCGGGCGGCTCGGCGGGCTTACTATGTTGTCTACGGCTGTGGCTATCGATGACGTCCATCGCCAGCTTTGCTTTTTGCGTAATCGGTCTGAATGCGGCGCATCATGACCCGGAGATCTATCACGAAGGCGATGCGAATCGTGAGGATCGCGACTGGGGCCTGTTCCAGGTGGACACTATAATCGATCGCGGCGACTTAAAATGGTCACAATTTCTCGTACTTACTCACTTTGGTGATCATGTGCTGCATCATCTCTTCCCCACCCTCGATCACGGACTGCTGCCCGCTCTTTATCCAGTGCTCTATGAGACCCTCGATCAGTTCAAGGGCGAGCTACGGGAATGCAATCATATTGAGCACATGATTGGACAGCACAAGCAGCTATTGCGCACTGAACCCAATCCCAGGGCACCTGGTGCTGGAAAATAG
- the LOC6627933 gene encoding UDP-glucosyltransferase 2 has protein sequence MAHQGRSFLTGTFACLLLGFFVIQSPAVEGANILGVFTSHSPSHLIIHMSIMKALAEEGHNVTVVSTTQPKVTHKSIKHIVIPLSAAEEKVISDGMTAMAKEKPSMITTMKSLFGSLSMLIYKQVDVLEDKRFTDLYKNKDNKFDAVVVGFFFNFFQVGLGARFNCPLILSWTGAPMVQIDDAVGNPELVATVPSMNVAVLPGHAMDFKQRLANFGSSIFFRLLGFYLDILNVQFYDRLWGKDPSMISYEEAKKNVSLAFCNSHAISEGPIRPNVPAVIEIGGIQIKNKPDPLPQDIKEFLDNAKHGAILFSLGSNLKGDHIQPELIGKIFEALSSLKQNVIWKWDDLKNLPGKSSNILYKKWLPQDDILAHPSIKLFITHAGKGGVAESQYHGKPMLALPVFADQPGNADKLVQAGYGLRIDLFTLEVDEFKGAIKEILKNPSYKTKVQQFSKLYRDRPMSARDSVIYWVNYVLRHHGAGHMQSPLVHMNFIARHNLDVYLLLTTILIVIALISTVVLKFCWRKCCGGKGKSQKTGQKAKVKKN, from the exons ATGGCGCACCAGGGTAGATCTTTTCTGACCGGCACTTTTGCTTGCCTGTTGCTCGGATTCTTTGTGATCCAATCGCCGGCTGTTGAGGGCGCTAATATATTGGGCGTGTTCACCAGCCACAGTCCATCGCATCTGATAATCCACATGTCCATCATGAAGGCGCTGGCCGAGGAGGGTCACAATGTGACAGTGGTGTCAACCACACAGCCAAAGGTGACACACAAGAGCATCAAACACATTGTGATACCTCTGAGCGCGGCCGAGGAGAAGGTCATAAGCGATGGCATGACCGCAATGGCAAAGGAGAAGCCCTCAATGATTACTACGATGAAAAGTTTATTTGGCTCGCTCTCGATGCTTATTTACAAGCAAGTCGACGTGCTGGAGGACAAACGCTTCACCGATCTCTACAAGaacaaagacaacaaattCGATGCTGTTGTCGTGGGTTTCTTCTTCAACTTCTTTCAGGTGGGCCTTGGTGCCAGATTTAATTGCCCCTTGATTTTGAGCTGGACCGGAGCGCCCATGGTGCAAATCGATGATGCTGTTGGCAATCCAGAACTGGTCGCCACAGTGCCCAGCATGAATGTAGCTGTACTGCCTGGCCACGCCATGGACTTTAAGCAGCGTCTGGCCAATTTTGGTAGCTCCATATTCTTCCGCCTCTTGGGTTTCTATCTGGATATATTAAATGTGCAGTTTTACGA TCGCCTTTGGGGCAAGGATCCGTCCATGATAAGCTATGAGGAGGCCAAGAAGAACGTATCTCTGGCGTTCTGCAATAGTCATGCCATCAGCGAGGGACCTATCAGACCCAACGTGCCTGCAGTTATTGAGATTGGTGGCATACAGATTAAGAATAAGCCCGATCCCTTGCCACAGGACATAAAGGAGTTCTTGGACAATGCGAAGCATGGCGCAATTCTCTTCAGCCTGGGCAGCAATCTCAAGGGCGATCACATTCAACCAGAACTCATTGGCAAAATATTCGAAGCGCTCTCCAGCCTTAAACAGAATGTGATCTGGAAGTGGGATGATCTTAAGAACTTGCCCGGAAAATCGTCTAATATTCTCTATAAAAAGTGGCTGCCACAGGACGACATACTCGCCCATCCCAGCATTAAGCTGTTTATAACGCACGCTGGAAAAGGAGGCGTGGCCGAGTCTCAGTACCATGGCAAGCCCATGCTGGCGCTGCCTGTATTTGCCGATCAGCCTGGAAATGCAGATAAGCTGGTTCAGGCTGGCTACGGCCTACGCATCGATTTGTTCACCCTGGAGGTGGATGAGTTTAAGGGTGCCATCAAGGAGATACTCAAGAATCCGAGCTACAAAACCAAGGTTCAACAGTTTTCCAAACTCTATCGCGATCGTCCTATGTCGGCACGCGATTCGGTGATCTACTGGGTTAACTATGTACTCCGTCATCATGGCGCCGGCCACATGCAAAGTCCCCTTGTCCATATGAACTTTATTGCGAGGCACAATCTAGACGTCTATCTATTGCTTACAACGATTCTTATTGTTATCGCCTTAATAAGCACAGTTGTGCTCAAGTTCTGCTGGAGGAAATGTTGTGGCGGCAAAGGCAAGTCGCAAAAGACTGGCCAAAAGGCAAAGGTCAAGAAGAACTAG
- the LOC6627929 gene encoding cytochrome b5-related protein isoform X1 has translation MSPNAELEAWRISGISRTYPSYRRHWPIIDESWLEGKHRDDEAEGLWRIKDKLYDLTDFAQRHPGGAFWIKCTKGTDITEPFESHHIEEHAERMLSKFEVRPASKPRNYKFTLEQNGFYLTLKRRVRAKLRALNYRPSHKTDLLHTGILISVLLFSWAGTVLDSLILRTFAGLALCWLSTSAHNYFHQRDNWRMYSFNLILLNFNGWRISHALSHHVYPNSLHDLEMSFFEPFLCWVPGRQYASRPQRLISVLISPFIYTVMSLVQFTLRLVYSLLRSNVMYWHDLLGFTLPAFLYFSTSVGLGSAITSWLIILGLASFLFGFIGLTAAHHDPRIYHDGDATRSDRDWGLYQLDTIIDRGDIKWSDLLVLTHFGEHALHHMFPTLDHGVLKQLYPELQQTLREFKSELREINHWGHIRGQTQQLLRMETNPIPPGSKKFK, from the exons atgtcaCCCAATGCGGAGCTGGAAGCTTGGCGCATTTCGGGCATATCCCGCACATATCCCAGCTATCGCAGACATTGGCCCATCATTGACGAGAG CTGGCTGGAGGGCAAACACCGAGACGACGAAGCCGAGGGCCTGTGGCGCATCAAAGATAAGCTCTACGATTTGACGGACTTCGCACAACGGCATCCGGGCGGCGCGTTCTGGATTAAGTGCACCAAGGGCACCGATATAACCGAACCATTCGAATCACATCACATTGAGGAGCATGCTGAGCGTATGCTCAGCAAGTTCGAAGTACGCCCAGCCTCGAAGCCGCGAAATTATAAGTTTACGCTGGAGCAGAATGGCTTCTACTTGACCCTAAAGAGGCGAGTACGAGCGAAGCTGCGAGCGCTTAATTATCGACCCAGCCACAAGACAGAT CTACTTCACACCGGCATCCTGATCTCAGTGCTCCTCTTCAGCTGGGCCGGCACAGTCCTGGACTCCTTGATATTGCGTACCTTTGCAGGCCTGGCGCTTTGCTGGTTATCCACCTCGGCCCACAATTACTTTCATCAACGTGATAATTGGCGCATGTATAGCTTTAATCTAATACTGCTAAACTTCAATGGCTGGCGCATATCGCATGCCCTTTCCCATCATGTTTATCCGAACTCGCTGCATGATCTGGAAATGTCGTTCTTTGAACCCTTCCTCTGCTGGGTACCCGGTCGGCAATATGCGAGCCGGCCACAGCGTCTGATCTCCGTGCTGATATCACCCTTTATATATACGGTCATGAGTCTAGTGCAGTTTACACTACG TCTGGTCTACTCGCTGCTCAGATCGAATGTTATGTACTGGCACGATCTTTTGGGCTTTACCTTACCTGCCTTTCTCTATTTCTCGACAAGTGTGGGTCTTGGCTCTGCTATCACTAGCTGGCTTATTATTTTGGGCCTGGCCAGCTTTCTGTTCGGCTTCATCGGTCTAACCGCAGCTCATCATGATCCCCGCATTTATCACGACGGCGATGCCACGCGCTCTGATCGCGATTGGGGCCTCTATCAGCTGGATACGATCATCGATCGTGGCGACAtcaagtggtccgatctactGGTGCTCACCCATTTTGGCGAGCATGCACTGCATCATATGTTTCCCACTCTGGATCATGGTGTGCTGAAGCAGCTCTATCCGGAGCTGCAGCAGACCTTGCGCGAGTTCAAGTCTGAGCTGCGCGAAATCAACCACTGGGGTCACATCAGGGGTCAGACCCAGCAGCTGTTGCGTATGGAAACGAATCCGATTCCACCGGGcagcaaaaaatttaaatag
- the LOC6627929 gene encoding cytochrome b5-related protein isoform X2: MLSKFEVRPASKPRNYKFTLEQNGFYLTLKRRVRAKLRALNYRPSHKTDLLHTGILISVLLFSWAGTVLDSLILRTFAGLALCWLSTSAHNYFHQRDNWRMYSFNLILLNFNGWRISHALSHHVYPNSLHDLEMSFFEPFLCWVPGRQYASRPQRLISVLISPFIYTVMSLVQFTLRLVYSLLRSNVMYWHDLLGFTLPAFLYFSTSVGLGSAITSWLIILGLASFLFGFIGLTAAHHDPRIYHDGDATRSDRDWGLYQLDTIIDRGDIKWSDLLVLTHFGEHALHHMFPTLDHGVLKQLYPELQQTLREFKSELREINHWGHIRGQTQQLLRMETNPIPPGSKKFK, translated from the exons ATGCTCAGCAAGTTCGAAGTACGCCCAGCCTCGAAGCCGCGAAATTATAAGTTTACGCTGGAGCAGAATGGCTTCTACTTGACCCTAAAGAGGCGAGTACGAGCGAAGCTGCGAGCGCTTAATTATCGACCCAGCCACAAGACAGAT CTACTTCACACCGGCATCCTGATCTCAGTGCTCCTCTTCAGCTGGGCCGGCACAGTCCTGGACTCCTTGATATTGCGTACCTTTGCAGGCCTGGCGCTTTGCTGGTTATCCACCTCGGCCCACAATTACTTTCATCAACGTGATAATTGGCGCATGTATAGCTTTAATCTAATACTGCTAAACTTCAATGGCTGGCGCATATCGCATGCCCTTTCCCATCATGTTTATCCGAACTCGCTGCATGATCTGGAAATGTCGTTCTTTGAACCCTTCCTCTGCTGGGTACCCGGTCGGCAATATGCGAGCCGGCCACAGCGTCTGATCTCCGTGCTGATATCACCCTTTATATATACGGTCATGAGTCTAGTGCAGTTTACACTACG TCTGGTCTACTCGCTGCTCAGATCGAATGTTATGTACTGGCACGATCTTTTGGGCTTTACCTTACCTGCCTTTCTCTATTTCTCGACAAGTGTGGGTCTTGGCTCTGCTATCACTAGCTGGCTTATTATTTTGGGCCTGGCCAGCTTTCTGTTCGGCTTCATCGGTCTAACCGCAGCTCATCATGATCCCCGCATTTATCACGACGGCGATGCCACGCGCTCTGATCGCGATTGGGGCCTCTATCAGCTGGATACGATCATCGATCGTGGCGACAtcaagtggtccgatctactGGTGCTCACCCATTTTGGCGAGCATGCACTGCATCATATGTTTCCCACTCTGGATCATGGTGTGCTGAAGCAGCTCTATCCGGAGCTGCAGCAGACCTTGCGCGAGTTCAAGTCTGAGCTGCGCGAAATCAACCACTGGGGTCACATCAGGGGTCAGACCCAGCAGCTGTTGCGTATGGAAACGAATCCGATTCCACCGGGcagcaaaaaatttaaatag
- the Ugt37C2 gene encoding UDP-glucosyltransferase 2, translating to MVGLRLSIVGLCLLMVALPARGANILGLFSSHSPSHLILHMSMIKTLAENGHNVTVVTMMKPTVTHKDIHVIVVPMTDEQEELLESQMNEMAGQKNSFIDTMLRLMSGMRLMVDSQLELLSDPRFQRIYETKFDLMFMGYFINDFQLGVAAKLQVPVIVSWMQAPMLAVDELVGNPTETSYVPNLGTSLARGEKMGFVKRLQNLGMEVIVRIMWTIFDRRLEKYYNQQFGHEVNFPTLGEMKRNVSMLFTNSHSVSEGPIRPLVPAVAEIGGIQVKDQPDPLPEDIAQFLENAQNGAILLALGTNIKSTAVKPELVRSMFKVLSGLKQHVIWKWEDLDNTPGKSANILYKKWLPQDDILAHPKIKLFINHGGRGGITEAQYHGVPMLALPIFGDQPGNAENMQKAGYGVALDLLQLNEDNFKANIQEVLNNKQYALTIGRFSQLYRDRPLTAKQTVLYWTDYVLRYKGAPHLQSPSVHMGIVAYHNLDVYAVLTAALSLVLFLTWRALKFTCRKLCGKSKTSKKVKRQ from the coding sequence ATGGTTGGGTTACGGTTGAGCATAGTTGGGCTCTGCCTGTTGATGGTCGCATTGCCCGCGCGGGGCGCCAACATTTTGGGCCTGTTCAGCAGTCACAGTCCATCGCATTTGATACTCCACATGTCAATGATAAAAACGCTGGCCGAAAATGGACACAATGTGACCGTGGTGACCATGATGAAACCCACTGTCACACACAAAGATATACACGTGATTGTGGTGCCCATGACGGATGAGCAGGAGGAGCTACTGGAGAGCCAAATGAACGAAATGGCTGGTCAAAAGAATTCGTTCATCGATACCATGCTTCGTCTGATGAGCGGCATGAGGCTGATGGTTGACTcacagctggagctgctgtcGGATCCACGCTTTCAGCGCATATACGAGACCAAGTTTGATTTAATGTTCATGGGCTATTTCATCAACGATTTTCAGCTGGGCGTGGCCGCCAAGCTGCAGGTGCCGGTAATTGTCTCGTGGATGCAGGCGCCCATGTTGGCCGTGGATGAGCTTGTGGGCAATCCCACAGAGACTTCGTATGTGCCCAATTTGGGAACGTCATTGGCACGTGGCGAGAAAATGGGCTTTGTGAAGCGTTTGCAGAACCTGGGCATGGAGGTCATTGTTAGGATTATGTGGACGATATTCGACCGTCGCTTGGAAAAGTACTATAATCAACAGTTTGGTCATGAAGTCAACTTTCCGACGCTGGGCGAGATGAAACGCAACGTTTCCATGCTGTTCACCAATAGCCACTCCGTCAGTGAGGGTCCCATCAGGCCACTAGTGCCGGCCGTTGCGGAAATTGGTGGCATTCAAGTCAAAGATCAGCCTGATCCCTTGCCGGAGGACATTGCCCAGTTTCTGGAGAATGCGCAAAATGGCGCCATTTTGCTCGCCCTCGGCACGAACATCAAGAGCACGGCTGTCAAGCCCGAGCTGGTGCGATCCATGTTCAAGGTGCTGTCAGGCCTCAAACAGCATGTGATCTGGAAGTGGGAGGACTTAGATAATACGCCCGGTAAATCGGCAAATATTCTTTACAAGAAGTGGCTGCCACAGGACGACATACTAGCCCATCCCAAGATCAAACTCTTCATCAACCATGGGGGCAGAGGTGGCATCACGGAGGCGCAATACCACGGCGTACCCATGCTGGCTCTACCGATCTTCGGCGATCAGCCCGGCAATGCCGAGAATATGCAAAAGGCCGGCTATGGCGTAGCCCTCGACTTGCTGCAGCTGAACGAAGACAACTTCAAGGCAAATATCCAGGAAGTACTCAACAACAAACAGTATGCCCTGACCATCGGTCGGTTCTCGCAGCTGTACCGGGACAGGCCTCTCACAGCCAAGCAGACGGTGCTCTACTGGACCGACTATGTGCTGCGGTACAAGGGTGCCCCCCATCTCCAGAGTCCGTCCGTGCACATGGGCATCGTGGCCTACCACAATCTAGATGTTTATGCTGTACTCACAGCTGCCTTATCCCTTGTCCTGTTCTTAACCTGGCGTGCACTGAAATTCACTTGCCGCAAGCTATGTGGCAAGTCGAAGACGAGCAAGAAAGTGAAGAGACAATGA